In a genomic window of Bemisia tabaci chromosome 1, PGI_BMITA_v3:
- the LOC109041075 gene encoding longitudinals lacking protein, protein MATLEMALYFSEEKSFLEKLNEHRVVIDDRPFFKCFKCNKCYSSKYTLARHINYECGLPPCFQCPKCPYRSKRKDHMKSHMNGVHRSDLSTSSAYAFDSLNAF, encoded by the coding sequence ATGGCGACTTTAGAAATGGCGCTGTACTTTTCGGAGGAGAAGTCGTTCTTGGAGAAGCTGAACGAGCATCGCGTCGTGATCGACGACCGGCCGTTCTTCAAGTGCTTCAAGTGCAACAAATGCTACTCGTCCAAGTACACCCTGGCCAGGCACATCAACTACGAATGCGGCCTCCCGCCTTGCTTTCAATGTCCCAAATGCCCCTACCGCTCCAAACGGAAAGACCACATGAAGTCGCACATGAACGGCGTTCATAGGTCCGATCTCAGCACCAGCAGCGCTTATGCTTTCGACTCTCTCAACGCCTTTTGA
- the LOC109041053 gene encoding uncharacterized protein has translation MVRRPRASLIDLGFSDSLEEYLSGVGSMKKKREWRADEELSEELVEELNEELSGSGMMKHMSLYHKSPSKAPGHFPCPKCLKTYTYKNNLMRHIRVECGKEPNHFCPFCMYKCKHKADLLRHVRNKHEVNLEKAEVQSAIALQ, from the coding sequence ATGGTCCGGCGGCCTAGAGCTAGTCTAATTGACTTGGGTTTTTCAGATTCGCTGGAGGAGTATCTGTCGGGCGTGGGGAGCATGAAGAAGAAGCGGGAGTGGCGCGCCGACGAGGAGCTGTCCGAGGAGCTCGTGGAGGAACTCAACGAGGAACTCTCGGGCTCCGGGATGATGAAGCACATGAGCCTGTACCACAAGTCGCCTTCCAAAGCCCCCGGCCACTTCCCGTGCCCCAAGTGCCTCAAGACCTACACCTACAAGAACAACCTCATGCGGCACATCCGCGTCGAGTGCGGCAAGGAGCCCAACCACTTCTGCCCGTTCTGCATGTACAAGTGCAAGCACAAGGCCGACCTCCTCCGCCACGTCAGGAACAAGCACGAGGTCAACCTCGAGAAGGCCGAGGTCCAGAGCGCCATCGCCCTCCAATGA
- the LOC109041072 gene encoding uncharacterized protein: MKGVVLTLSIKRLYVVKGRSCLRNDYDVSLKFSGYFFSGDMDSLALLDGAGAEAGRSTVEEVIYSTTEGINILANYRNHGALSEIHRARLVGMVIDHELSEHPDTRIHQNRFVQLAQEIVALFPNEKQDTYYKPSHYISPKKTLPPRGKLFEKYANRRRDFRASGLIASRRGRGRFNIHM, encoded by the coding sequence atgaagggtgttgtcttgactctcagtataaagagactctatgTTGTCAAgggaaggagctgtttaaggaacgactatgacgtgagtttgaaattttcagggtacTTTTTCTCAGGGGACATGGACAGCCTGGCGCTGCTGGACGGGGCGGGCGCGGAGGCGGGGCGGAGCACGGTGGAGGAGGTGATCTACTCGACGACGGAGGGGATCAACATCCTGGCCAACTACAGGAACCACGGAGCCCTGAGCGAGATCCACCGAGCCCGGCTCGTCGGCATGGTCATCGACCACGAGCTGAGCGAGCACCCGGACACCCGGATCCACCAGAACCGCTTCGTCCAGCTGGCCCAAGAGATCGTGGCCCTCTTCCCGAACGAGAAGCAGGACACCTATTACAAGCCCTCGCACTACATCAGCCCCAAGAAGACGCTCCCGCCCAGGGGGAAGCTCTTCGAGAAGTACGCCAACCGCCGCAGGGATTTCCGCGCCAGCGGCCTCATCGCGTCCCGGAGAGGAAGAGGTCGCTTCAACATCCACATGTAA
- the LOC109041073 gene encoding longitudinals lacking protein, isoforms A/B/D/L-like, with amino-acid sequence MPRSRPSLELPFLDVSSSSQFGVNDALFGVSDTPFPCQQCGRQYKRPQALRAHIRKECGKERKFQCHLCSYKALLKHHLTNHLLLVHKIDARRKSISCA; translated from the coding sequence ATGCCGCGGAGTCGGCCGAGTCTGGAGCTCCCGTTCTTGGACGTTTCCTCGTCCTCGCAGTTCGGAGTCAACGACGCCCTGTTCGGAGTCAGCGACACTCCGTTCCCGTGCCAGCAGTGCGGGCGTCAGTACAAGCGTCCTCAGGCGCTCCGAGCCCACATCCGGAAGGAGTGCGGCAAGGAGCGCAAGTTCCAGTGCCACCTCTGTTCCTACAAAGCTCTCCTCAAGCACCACCTAACCAACCACCTCCTCCTCGTCCATAAAATCGATGCCAGAAGGAAGTCCATCTCATGCGCCTGA